The following proteins come from a genomic window of Chryseobacterium glaciei:
- a CDS encoding LysR family transcriptional regulator, translating into MVNLEWYRTFKAIYKTGTLTGAAEALFISQPGVSLHLSSLEAYVGYKLFDRTGRKMHPTERGKVLFNAVSDPLTKLEDVEKNFQKSTEKTTPTISVGMCFETFQTTLEQYVSSLPFNLIISFGEYPEMLDQLDKGILDLIITPKKGISPNIQHEAFSSEQIILVGGKDVDTESFKKVLKTKDKEQIESWLKEEKWYGTTGDMEHLFQFWTLNFGHKPDFRANYIVPNLNSIIRCLKGGKGLAVIPDFLCKNEIENGEVKLIWEGEKKLENTLYFGCRKNTSYQSEIAHIKGLFRQVMSKDAFTADSQISMILE; encoded by the coding sequence ATGGTAAATTTAGAATGGTACAGAACGTTTAAAGCAATCTACAAAACCGGAACATTAACGGGAGCAGCAGAGGCTTTATTCATATCACAACCCGGAGTGAGTCTTCATTTAAGCTCATTAGAAGCATATGTTGGATATAAATTATTCGACAGAACCGGAAGAAAAATGCATCCGACGGAAAGAGGAAAAGTATTATTCAATGCAGTTTCCGATCCATTGACTAAACTTGAAGATGTTGAGAAAAACTTTCAGAAATCTACAGAGAAAACGACGCCAACGATAAGTGTGGGAATGTGTTTTGAAACTTTTCAGACCACTTTGGAGCAATATGTTTCTTCCTTGCCTTTTAATTTAATAATAAGTTTTGGAGAATATCCCGAAATGTTGGATCAGCTGGATAAAGGGATTTTAGACCTGATTATTACGCCTAAAAAGGGAATTTCTCCTAATATTCAACATGAAGCTTTTTCATCTGAACAGATTATTTTGGTGGGCGGAAAAGATGTTGATACGGAAAGTTTCAAAAAAGTATTAAAAACAAAAGATAAAGAGCAGATTGAAAGTTGGTTAAAGGAAGAAAAATGGTACGGAACAACGGGAGATATGGAGCATCTCTTCCAGTTCTGGACCTTGAATTTTGGACATAAACCGGATTTCAGAGCAAATTATATCGTTCCTAATTTAAATTCAATCATTCGTTGTTTGAAAGGAGGAAAAGGATTGGCTGTGATTCCCGATTTTTTATGTAAAAATGAAATAGAAAACGGTGAAGTAAAACTGATTTGGGAAGGAGAAAAAAAATTAGAAAATACACTGTATTTTGGTTGTAGAAAAAATACGAGTTATCAATCTGAGATTGCTCATATCAAAGGATTATTCAGACAGGTCATGAGCAAGGATGCTTTTACGGCAGACTCCCAAATTTCCATGATTTTGGAATAG
- a CDS encoding metallophosphoesterase family protein, with protein sequence MQIAIFSDVHGNLPALEVVLNDIEERGIHQKFCLGDLVDFAPWGNEVIEKIKNLNIPCLMGNHDERIAFDIPVIPLTKHSEEETAARFLAIDHSKKYITKENKKYLSELPFHLKLNYKIGKKHWNIQLVHSSLKSNDTYLYESENDNIFIDLLNDSQSDVVIMGHTHLSFKKYFDGKWAINSGSVGRSREENRLASYVILTLDEDNITPEIIQLEYPLEEVAQKIEESEIPNYYASFLRNEKLSVF encoded by the coding sequence ATGCAGATAGCAATTTTTAGCGATGTACATGGAAATCTTCCTGCGTTGGAAGTAGTGTTAAATGATATTGAAGAAAGAGGAATTCATCAGAAATTCTGTTTAGGAGATTTGGTTGATTTTGCACCGTGGGGAAATGAAGTGATTGAAAAGATCAAAAATCTGAATATTCCTTGTTTAATGGGAAATCATGATGAAAGAATTGCTTTCGATATTCCTGTAATTCCTTTAACGAAGCATTCTGAGGAAGAAACTGCTGCAAGATTTTTGGCGATTGATCATTCTAAAAAATACATTACAAAAGAGAATAAAAAGTATTTGTCGGAATTGCCTTTTCACTTAAAATTAAATTATAAAATTGGAAAAAAACATTGGAATATTCAGTTAGTCCATTCAAGCCTAAAAAGCAATGATACCTATTTGTATGAATCTGAAAATGATAATATTTTTATTGATTTATTAAACGATTCTCAGTCGGATGTTGTCATTATGGGACACACTCATTTGTCTTTTAAAAAATATTTTGATGGTAAATGGGCGATTAATAGTGGCTCCGTTGGTAGATCAAGAGAAGAAAACAGATTGGCTTCCTACGTAATTTTAACGTTGGATGAAGATAATATTACTCCTGAAATTATTCAGCTAGAATATCCGCTTGAAGAAGTTGCTCAAAAAATCGAAGAGAGTGAAATTCCAAATTATTATGCTTCATTTTTAAGAAACGAAAAACTATCAGTTTTCTGA
- a CDS encoding NAD(P)H-dependent oxidoreductase, whose product MKKVLIINGGQNFGHSGGKYNKTIADSTLEVLQKFENVEVKTTTIDEGYNKDEEVQKFVWADVIIYHTPIWWFQLPNGFKKYIDEVFTAGHAKGIYMSDGRTSDNPQTNYGTGGMLGGRKYMVTTSWNAPETAFTLPGEFFNETSVDNGPLFGFHRMNAFVSLEKMESFHFHDVEKNANIERDMKVYKEHLTNIFEQELKPQLA is encoded by the coding sequence ATGAAAAAAGTATTAATCATTAACGGTGGACAAAACTTCGGACATTCTGGAGGAAAATATAATAAAACAATTGCAGACAGCACGTTGGAAGTTCTACAAAAATTTGAAAATGTAGAAGTAAAAACTACGACAATAGACGAAGGCTATAACAAAGACGAGGAAGTTCAAAAATTTGTATGGGCAGATGTTATTATTTATCACACTCCAATCTGGTGGTTCCAATTACCAAATGGATTCAAAAAATATATTGATGAAGTTTTCACTGCAGGTCATGCCAAAGGAATTTATATGAGTGACGGTAGAACTTCAGACAATCCGCAGACCAATTACGGAACGGGAGGAATGCTTGGCGGAAGAAAATACATGGTAACCACAAGCTGGAATGCACCTGAAACTGCTTTTACGCTTCCAGGAGAATTTTTCAATGAAACGAGTGTAGATAATGGACCATTATTTGGTTTCCATAGAATGAATGCCTTTGTTTCTCTAGAAAAAATGGAAAGTTTTCATTTCCATGATGTAGAAAAAAATGCAAATATCGAACGTGATATGAAAGTCTACAAAGAACATCTTACCAACATTTTTGAACAGGAATTAAAACCACAATTAGCCTAA
- a CDS encoding putative quinol monooxygenase: MKIYLTAVIKAKEEHRTEVLEVLQNMVSETRKEEANELYTLHQGIEDKNHFIFYEIWKDQEGLTQHNQQPYIQAFGDLVDEKLQEKPQIYLTNII, encoded by the coding sequence ATGAAAATTTATCTTACCGCAGTAATTAAAGCAAAAGAAGAACACAGAACAGAAGTTTTGGAAGTTCTTCAAAATATGGTTTCAGAAACCAGAAAAGAAGAAGCCAACGAATTGTACACATTACATCAAGGAATTGAAGATAAAAACCACTTTATTTTCTATGAAATTTGGAAGGATCAGGAAGGTTTAACTCAACATAATCAGCAACCTTATATTCAGGCTTTTGGAGATTTGGTTGATGAAAAATTACAGGAAAAACCACAAATTTATTTAACTAACATTATTTAA